A region of Thermorudis peleae DNA encodes the following proteins:
- a CDS encoding aminomethyltransferase family protein has product MAEQSLQALLDRAGAIQPFLYNNPTGARVYPVVPPEFTNWRDEQHAWRETVCLFDLSYHMTDLFLWGPDAFSLLARLAVNSFTGFAPGQAKQLVCVTPDGYLIGDGILFYLEDGTFQIVGRPSLHNWIQYHAATSGAAVSWERDEWSVTDPQRPRKTYRFQVQGPHAQLLLERLLGGTIPDVPFFHFTRVNIAGHTVGMLHHGMAGVAGAEFFGPFAEGPAVKAAILEAGKDLGLRQVGSRAYATNGLESGWIPNPLPAIYTGDELRPYRGWLPATSYEAVGSLGGSFVSPDITDYYLTPWDLGYGRLVKFDHDFVGRAALERLANQPHRKKVTLVWDPDEAVRVIGSLFTKPKGERYKYFDLPLAQYATWMYDAVLDDAGKVVGFSMWTGFSSNEERVLSLATVDAAVATVGTRLRIVWGEPNGGSRKPSVERHVQTEVAVTVGPAPYAEPARQYRATVARRRA; this is encoded by the coding sequence ATGGCAGAACAGAGTCTTCAAGCGCTTCTCGACCGCGCGGGCGCAATTCAGCCGTTCCTCTATAACAATCCGACAGGAGCACGAGTCTATCCAGTCGTTCCACCGGAGTTTACGAACTGGCGCGACGAACAGCATGCCTGGCGGGAAACCGTCTGTCTCTTCGATCTTTCTTACCATATGACTGATCTCTTTCTGTGGGGGCCAGATGCCTTTTCGTTGCTTGCCCGGTTAGCGGTCAATTCCTTTACCGGGTTTGCACCTGGGCAGGCCAAGCAACTCGTCTGTGTGACACCGGACGGGTATCTCATCGGCGATGGCATCTTGTTCTACCTGGAAGATGGAACGTTTCAGATTGTTGGCCGTCCTTCGCTCCATAACTGGATCCAGTATCATGCAGCGACAAGTGGGGCTGCTGTGAGCTGGGAACGAGATGAGTGGTCAGTGACTGACCCTCAGCGTCCGCGAAAGACGTATCGCTTCCAGGTGCAGGGCCCTCATGCCCAGCTGCTACTCGAGCGGTTGCTTGGAGGCACGATCCCGGACGTGCCTTTCTTCCATTTCACGCGGGTGAACATTGCAGGCCATACCGTTGGCATGCTCCACCATGGCATGGCTGGTGTAGCCGGCGCGGAGTTTTTCGGACCGTTCGCCGAAGGGCCTGCTGTCAAGGCAGCAATCCTGGAAGCCGGTAAAGATTTGGGCCTGCGGCAAGTCGGCTCTCGCGCCTATGCGACTAACGGCTTAGAGTCGGGTTGGATTCCTAATCCCCTCCCTGCAATCTACACCGGTGACGAGCTTCGTCCCTATCGCGGATGGTTGCCGGCCACGAGTTACGAAGCCGTAGGCTCACTCGGCGGTAGCTTCGTTTCGCCGGATATTACTGACTACTATCTGACGCCCTGGGATCTCGGCTATGGACGTTTGGTCAAGTTCGATCATGATTTCGTTGGTCGGGCTGCACTGGAGCGGCTGGCGAACCAACCGCATCGCAAGAAGGTGACTTTGGTGTGGGATCCAGATGAGGCGGTGAGGGTCATTGGCAGTCTCTTCACCAAGCCCAAAGGTGAGCGATATAAGTACTTTGATCTCCCATTGGCTCAATACGCGACCTGGATGTACGATGCCGTGCTCGATGATGCCGGTAAGGTCGTGGGCTTCTCAATGTGGACAGGCTTTAGTTCGAACGAGGAACGGGTTCTGTCACTGGCAACTGTCGACGCCGCTGTTGCAACAGTGGGGACACGGCTCCGTATTGTGTGGGGTGAGCCCAACGGCGGTTCACGGAAGCCCTCGGTTGAACGACATGTCCAGACCGAGGTCGCCGTAACCGTTGGCCCAGCGCCATATGCTGAGCCAGCGCGTCAGTACCGCGCGACAGTCGCACGTCGGCGGGCATAG
- a CDS encoding allantoinase, producing the protein MAYDVLIRGGQVVQPEGIAVADIAIADGQIVAVEPEISGAVREEIDARGLVVFPGVIDIHVHFNEPGRTTWEGLRTGSRAFAAGGGTLFADMPLNSIPPVLDGAAFHVKQQAAEAQSVVDFALWGGLTPRNLDRLEELAEVGVIGLKAFLADSGVEEFPAADDYTLYEGMRRAAQLQLLVAVHAENATLVRRLAEAALREGHHSARAYLRSRPIIAELEAIQRALLFAEETGCALHIVHVTVARGVLLAWEARQRGVDVSIETCPHYLLFTEDDLERLGPVLKCAPPIRSAAEQRALWQALLRGQIDLIASDHSPSPPELKQSTDFFAAWGGINGVQFTLPAMVTAGVLEHGLPLTQLARLLAARPAERFRFAGRGQLRPGNLADLTLLVVGEPWCPRPAESFSRYPLSPYLGRQFQARVQRTIVRGQTVYVDGRIVREGGGQLVRPQRHG; encoded by the coding sequence GTGGCCTACGATGTGCTCATCCGTGGCGGCCAAGTCGTCCAGCCGGAGGGTATTGCCGTTGCTGACATCGCAATCGCTGATGGCCAAATCGTTGCTGTTGAACCGGAGATCAGTGGTGCGGTGCGTGAAGAGATCGATGCCCGTGGGCTTGTCGTCTTCCCAGGCGTTATCGACATTCACGTCCATTTCAACGAACCAGGACGGACGACCTGGGAGGGGCTGCGAACCGGCAGTCGAGCGTTTGCGGCCGGCGGGGGCACGCTCTTTGCCGATATGCCGCTGAACTCGATTCCGCCAGTCCTTGATGGTGCGGCGTTTCATGTCAAGCAGCAAGCGGCTGAAGCCCAGTCTGTCGTCGACTTTGCCCTCTGGGGTGGGTTAACACCGCGTAACCTTGATCGGCTCGAAGAGTTAGCCGAAGTCGGGGTCATTGGACTGAAGGCCTTTCTCGCTGACTCTGGCGTTGAAGAATTCCCTGCAGCCGATGACTACACCCTCTATGAAGGGATGCGCCGCGCTGCCCAGCTGCAGTTGCTTGTCGCTGTCCACGCAGAAAATGCCACACTGGTGCGGCGGCTTGCTGAGGCGGCGCTGCGCGAAGGCCACCACAGCGCCCGCGCCTATCTCCGATCTCGGCCGATCATTGCTGAGTTGGAAGCGATCCAGCGGGCGTTGCTCTTTGCCGAAGAGACAGGCTGCGCGCTGCACATTGTGCATGTGACGGTTGCTCGTGGTGTGCTCCTAGCCTGGGAAGCACGCCAGCGCGGCGTTGACGTTAGCATTGAAACCTGCCCTCACTACTTGCTCTTCACCGAAGATGACCTTGAACGCCTCGGCCCGGTGCTCAAGTGCGCACCCCCAATCCGTTCAGCTGCCGAGCAGCGTGCACTCTGGCAGGCGTTACTGCGTGGACAAATCGACCTGATCGCCTCAGATCACTCGCCGTCACCACCTGAACTCAAGCAATCCACCGACTTTTTTGCCGCTTGGGGCGGTATTAATGGGGTGCAGTTCACCTTGCCAGCTATGGTTACGGCTGGTGTGCTGGAACATGGCTTGCCCCTCACGCAGCTCGCTCGGCTTCTCGCAGCCCGGCCGGCCGAGCGCTTCCGCTTTGCTGGGCGTGGTCAGCTTCGACCAGGAAACCTGGCCGACCTCACGCTGCTCGTTGTCGGCGAACCGTGGTGTCCAAGACCAGCTGAGAGCTTTTCCCGCTATCCGCTTTCTCCCTACCTCGGTCGGCAGTTCCAGGCGAGGGTACAGCGGACAATCGTGCGTGGCCAAACGGTCTATGTCGATGGACGAATCGTGCGCGAAGGGGGCGGGCAGCTTGTTCGTCCTCAGCGGCATGGTTGA
- a CDS encoding long-chain fatty acid--CoA ligase — protein sequence MNLDTLTVHHVFTRAARYFPDHIIVERIGAGPHRRMTYQTLTERALRLAHALQQLGVKPGDRVATLLWNNSAHLEAYLAIPMIGAICHTLNLRLHPNELAYIVNHAQDRVLLVDASLLPLYEAFRHEVTLEHVIVVGEAAHQANTLSYESMLATATPSLTELFPASASTPAFLLYTSGTTGRPKGVLYTHGQLALAALALTSTITFAVSQDDCILFSVPMFHVAGWALPYAALAVGSTIVLPGPHPQALDLLTLLAEEQGTFAAGVPTVWHDIANLLEQQPHAWHLSPRLRAIIGGSAAPEALIRRLEAFGITVIHGWGMSEVLLGLQSHVKLASLPTEERYAWMVKQGMPAPFVEARVLTFDGHDAPWDGQTLGELLVRGPWIADAYYRDEQPASFVDGWLRTGDIAVIDEQGYVKIVDRAKDLIKSGGEWISTIALEDALLKHPAVAEAAVIGIPHKRWQERPLALVVLRPGHSVTADELRAYLQNYVVRWWIPDAIVFVSEIPKTSTGKLAKMVLREQYRDWKWEERT from the coding sequence ATGAACCTTGATACGCTCACGGTGCATCATGTCTTTACCCGTGCTGCCCGCTACTTTCCCGACCATATCATCGTTGAACGGATAGGTGCTGGCCCACATCGCCGGATGACGTATCAAACGCTCACTGAGCGTGCTCTACGGCTGGCTCACGCTCTCCAACAATTGGGGGTGAAGCCGGGCGACCGCGTGGCGACGCTCCTCTGGAATAACAGTGCGCATCTTGAAGCCTATCTTGCTATTCCGATGATCGGCGCGATCTGCCATACCTTAAATCTCCGCCTTCATCCCAATGAGCTTGCTTACATCGTGAACCATGCGCAGGATCGTGTGCTCCTTGTCGACGCCTCGTTACTGCCGCTCTACGAAGCATTTCGTCACGAAGTCACGCTGGAGCATGTCATTGTTGTTGGAGAAGCTGCTCACCAGGCCAACACCCTAAGCTATGAAAGCATGCTGGCTACTGCCACACCATCCCTTACGGAGCTCTTCCCAGCATCAGCGAGCACGCCAGCCTTCTTGCTCTACACGTCGGGGACTACTGGCCGCCCCAAAGGGGTGCTCTACACCCATGGGCAGCTCGCACTTGCCGCGTTGGCATTGACCTCGACAATTACGTTCGCGGTCAGCCAAGATGACTGCATCCTCTTTTCCGTGCCGATGTTTCATGTCGCTGGTTGGGCCCTGCCCTACGCTGCCCTGGCTGTTGGCTCAACGATTGTCTTACCTGGCCCCCACCCCCAAGCACTCGACCTCCTCACGCTGCTTGCCGAAGAACAGGGCACCTTCGCCGCCGGTGTGCCAACAGTCTGGCACGATATTGCTAACCTGCTCGAGCAACAGCCACACGCCTGGCACCTCTCGCCGCGATTGCGTGCGATCATTGGTGGTAGCGCTGCCCCGGAGGCGCTTATCCGCCGGCTTGAAGCATTCGGCATAACTGTCATTCATGGCTGGGGAATGAGTGAAGTCTTGCTCGGCCTCCAGTCTCACGTCAAGCTGGCCTCGTTGCCTACCGAGGAACGATATGCCTGGATGGTTAAACAGGGCATGCCAGCTCCATTTGTTGAGGCCCGGGTACTCACCTTTGATGGTCATGATGCTCCCTGGGACGGCCAGACCCTGGGAGAACTCCTCGTCCGCGGTCCTTGGATCGCCGATGCCTACTATCGCGACGAACAACCAGCATCGTTTGTCGATGGCTGGTTGCGCACTGGCGATATCGCCGTGATCGATGAACAAGGGTATGTCAAGATCGTTGACCGCGCCAAAGACCTTATCAAGTCTGGGGGAGAATGGATTAGCACAATTGCGCTCGAGGACGCTCTGTTGAAACATCCTGCGGTCGCTGAAGCAGCGGTTATCGGGATTCCACACAAACGCTGGCAAGAACGGCCACTTGCGCTTGTCGTCCTGCGCCCAGGGCATTCGGTGACCGCAGACGAACTCCGTGCTTACCTGCAGAACTACGTCGTGCGCTGGTGGATCCCCGATGCAATTGTCTTTGTCTCAGAAATTCCCAAAACTTCAACCGGAAAACTCGCCAAGATGGTACTCCGTGAACAGTATCGTGACTGGAAGTGGGAGGAACGCACGTGA
- a CDS encoding enoyl-CoA hydratase/isomerase family protein, with translation MDTILLERRDPILLIQLNRPQKLNAINREMLQEIQAALEDVRADERIRIIVLTGNERAFSVGADIELFASATPATLPTVHSDLHYWETLHHFPKPLIAAVSGYVYGGGLELALACDLIVASDTARFASPEIRLGLIPGAGGTQHLARRLGKYRAMELVLTGREFTAQEALAMGLVTRVVPAGQYLDEALRLAQEIAQHSPAAIRAAKLAIISGPEMSWEAAMRFERELFHLTFSTPEAQEAVRAFLESRRQRRDSSQ, from the coding sequence ATGGACACAATTCTTCTGGAACGGCGCGATCCAATTCTCCTCATACAGTTAAACCGACCACAGAAGCTCAATGCAATCAACCGCGAGATGCTTCAGGAGATTCAAGCAGCACTCGAGGATGTCCGGGCTGATGAGCGCATCCGCATTATTGTACTGACGGGGAACGAGCGGGCATTTTCCGTCGGCGCCGATATCGAGTTATTCGCCTCGGCCACACCGGCAACACTCCCGACCGTTCACTCTGACTTGCATTACTGGGAAACTCTGCATCACTTCCCCAAGCCACTCATCGCTGCAGTCTCGGGTTACGTCTACGGTGGCGGGCTAGAACTCGCTCTCGCCTGCGATCTCATTGTTGCCTCAGATACTGCCCGATTTGCTAGTCCGGAGATTCGCCTTGGCCTCATTCCCGGCGCTGGCGGTACCCAGCATCTTGCTCGGCGTCTCGGCAAATACCGTGCGATGGAGCTCGTGCTGACCGGCCGTGAATTCACGGCACAAGAAGCGTTAGCAATGGGCCTCGTCACTCGCGTTGTCCCCGCTGGCCAGTATCTCGACGAAGCACTCCGCCTCGCCCAAGAGATCGCCCAGCATTCACCAGCAGCTATCCGCGCTGCTAAGCTTGCGATCATCAGTGGACCCGAGATGTCCTGGGAAGCCGCGATGCGTTTTGAACGAGAGCTGTTCCACCTGACCTTTAGTACACCCGAGGCCCAAGAAGCGGTGCGTGCGTTTCTTGAGTCGCGGCGCCAGCGTCGCGACTCCTCACAGTAA
- a CDS encoding 3-hydroxyacyl-CoA dehydrogenase NAD-binding domain-containing protein produces MIQRLGVIGAGSMGAAIAGLAASAGISVVLLDVRDPDDPAGPARRGLERARAQRALLDPRAIDRIQVGNIEDNLDLLATCDWVLEAIIEDLEAKRSLFQQLASILPPTTILTTNTSTFPLEQLLPHETPAWRARFFATHFFNPPRALLLTELAALPEGADQHVFDGLRRFLEQRLGRRVLVVKSSPGFVANRFGIYALVHAIQLTDTLGLTLEEADALTGPLLGRPRSATFRTIDLTGLDILVLGTRSLQASTGDDYRLPSWVLDLYQQGRFGDKAGAGLFRTDGDQSLTFDPKVGGDRPTQPATIPGLVEASAVPFPQRLQQALHLPDPYGMFVRHLLGRTFWYVLARTPDVAHDLVTVDCALEWGFGWTAGPYQQMDMLGMSTVRSLITEAGQAPPPLLDAAEQAGGFYRDDCVLDLATGTMRSRQTLPVARRINQVQTRTVLTRQSILPLTEDVIAIRPERLTDLPQAIDHALTAQWPTALVLVPSFQPPGYPYESIIDAAEHGHWSTFTHLLKTVHDAVLALAEIPVPIVVMLDGDARGAATMCTLWADGTVAYLTSIVGFPGASHGLYPFGALSGLLWQANVGRTEPPAAQPPEHGGWLTAALTLCANETVFSSAAEAAQDGLLGHNAAVLLDRDGLLDNAVALARILGARIPTRPSSHPLKHAAATDLDMLLASLPQTPVAQTLAATMAPALRTATTVRDLLAAELEAWHAMLHDPNLRSQAATALQKVRPRR; encoded by the coding sequence GTGATTCAGCGGCTTGGTGTTATCGGTGCTGGTTCGATGGGGGCAGCCATTGCTGGGCTCGCCGCCTCGGCTGGCATCTCGGTCGTGTTACTTGATGTTCGTGATCCAGATGATCCAGCTGGCCCAGCCCGTCGTGGGCTCGAACGTGCTCGTGCCCAGCGCGCCCTACTCGATCCAAGGGCAATCGACCGGATCCAGGTTGGCAATATCGAGGACAATCTTGACCTCCTAGCCACGTGCGACTGGGTGCTTGAAGCCATTATCGAAGACCTGGAAGCAAAGCGAAGCCTGTTTCAACAGCTCGCGAGTATCCTCCCACCAACAACAATCCTTACCACCAATACATCGACCTTTCCTCTCGAGCAGTTGCTGCCTCACGAGACACCAGCATGGCGTGCGCGCTTCTTTGCCACGCATTTCTTTAATCCCCCGCGTGCTCTCCTGCTGACAGAACTCGCAGCCTTGCCTGAGGGCGCTGATCAGCATGTATTTGACGGTCTACGACGCTTTCTTGAGCAGCGTCTTGGACGGCGTGTGCTCGTGGTCAAGAGTAGCCCGGGCTTCGTCGCCAACCGCTTCGGCATCTATGCCCTCGTCCACGCTATTCAGCTCACTGATACGCTTGGGCTAACCCTCGAGGAAGCCGATGCCTTGACCGGACCGCTCCTCGGTCGCCCGCGTTCAGCGACCTTCCGGACAATCGACCTGACCGGGCTCGATATCCTTGTCCTGGGAACACGCAGTCTGCAGGCCTCGACGGGCGATGACTATCGGCTCCCATCCTGGGTGCTCGACCTCTATCAGCAGGGGCGGTTCGGAGACAAAGCCGGAGCTGGGCTCTTCCGCACTGACGGTGATCAGTCACTTACCTTCGATCCCAAAGTTGGCGGCGATCGCCCAACACAGCCAGCTACAATCCCAGGTCTTGTCGAAGCCTCCGCCGTGCCATTCCCACAACGACTCCAACAGGCACTGCACCTACCTGACCCCTATGGGATGTTCGTGCGCCACCTTCTTGGGCGAACGTTCTGGTATGTCCTTGCCCGTACTCCAGACGTCGCTCACGACCTGGTCACTGTTGACTGCGCGCTTGAATGGGGATTCGGCTGGACAGCTGGTCCCTACCAGCAAATGGACATGCTTGGCATGTCCACTGTCCGTTCGCTCATCACAGAAGCGGGGCAGGCACCCCCACCGCTCCTTGACGCAGCGGAGCAAGCCGGTGGGTTCTACCGCGACGATTGCGTGCTTGACCTAGCAACTGGCACCATGCGCTCACGACAGACACTGCCTGTCGCTCGACGGATTAACCAGGTTCAGACACGAACAGTATTGACACGACAGTCGATTCTTCCCCTCACTGAGGATGTCATCGCCATACGCCCCGAGCGCCTTACTGACCTTCCCCAGGCAATCGACCACGCCCTTACTGCGCAATGGCCAACAGCTCTGGTACTTGTGCCCAGTTTTCAGCCTCCCGGCTACCCCTACGAATCAATCATCGATGCAGCCGAACATGGGCATTGGTCGACGTTCACCCACCTGCTCAAGACAGTCCATGACGCTGTCCTTGCCCTAGCCGAAATCCCCGTGCCAATCGTGGTTATGCTCGACGGCGACGCTCGCGGCGCGGCCACGATGTGTACCCTCTGGGCTGACGGTACAGTCGCTTACCTTACGAGCATCGTGGGTTTTCCCGGTGCATCGCACGGGCTCTATCCCTTCGGCGCGCTTTCTGGCCTGCTCTGGCAAGCCAACGTTGGCCGAACTGAGCCCCCCGCTGCACAGCCCCCCGAACATGGTGGGTGGCTCACGGCTGCACTCACGCTGTGCGCAAACGAGACAGTCTTTAGTTCGGCCGCCGAGGCTGCGCAAGACGGACTACTCGGACACAACGCTGCCGTGTTGCTCGATCGCGATGGGCTACTGGACAACGCTGTAGCACTCGCACGGATCCTCGGTGCACGCATCCCAACCCGACCTTCCTCCCATCCTCTCAAGCATGCTGCGGCAACTGACCTGGATATGTTGCTCGCCAGCCTCCCTCAAACGCCCGTCGCGCAGACATTGGCTGCGACGATGGCACCGGCACTGCGAACGGCTACGACGGTACGCGACCTCTTGGCTGCTGAACTGGAAGCGTGGCACGCGATGCTACATGATCCGAACCTGCGTAGCCAGGCTGCAACAGCACTTCAGAAGGTACGACCACGGCGATAA
- the allE gene encoding (S)-ureidoglycine aminohydrolase: MTLSHLGATRSCRAHDHLLVTPDTHVEAAFPGIEHGDAIVHIAPALGARFTLLTVRLNDSGTLSASAPYVERFLAVLSGQGQLTLPEQTELLVAGDYVYLPPEYPHTLAAYGERLVAIVLDKPYCPPPHSSVDGMLTYCRGRLVDGPGRPLVEGSPVIVRQLVPDHPAFDLAVNVMEFPPGAALPFVEVHVMEHGLVMLEGQGIYRLGEHWHPVQAGDVIWMAPYCPQWFAALGERPARYLIYKDWNRHPLSG; the protein is encoded by the coding sequence GTGACACTCAGCCATCTTGGCGCAACGCGAAGTTGTCGCGCGCACGATCATCTCCTGGTAACGCCTGATACCCATGTCGAAGCAGCCTTCCCCGGTATTGAGCATGGCGATGCTATCGTCCACATTGCGCCAGCACTTGGGGCCCGATTCACACTGTTGACCGTGCGCCTGAACGACAGCGGCACGCTCAGCGCCAGTGCTCCTTACGTCGAACGCTTTCTCGCCGTCCTCAGCGGCCAGGGGCAGCTTACTCTCCCCGAACAGACAGAATTGCTCGTTGCTGGTGATTATGTCTACTTGCCGCCGGAATATCCGCATACGCTGGCTGCTTATGGGGAGCGACTCGTTGCGATCGTCCTTGACAAGCCCTATTGTCCGCCGCCGCATAGTTCAGTTGACGGAATGCTCACCTACTGTCGGGGTCGGCTAGTGGACGGGCCGGGACGGCCATTGGTCGAAGGCTCGCCTGTCATCGTGCGACAGTTGGTGCCAGACCACCCGGCGTTTGACCTTGCGGTTAACGTCATGGAGTTTCCGCCAGGGGCAGCGTTGCCGTTCGTTGAAGTGCATGTGATGGAACATGGGCTGGTGATGCTCGAAGGCCAAGGGATCTACCGGCTTGGCGAGCACTGGCATCCTGTCCAAGCCGGGGATGTGATCTGGATGGCGCCCTATTGCCCGCAGTGGTTTGCTGCGCTTGGGGAACGACCAGCCCGCTATCTCATCTACAAAGACTGGAACCGGCATCCGCTCAGCGGATGA
- a CDS encoding amidohydrolase family protein, with product MTLRDIVFVDIHVHVRTGDHARLEHDPYVMQNPEGLSDQPDVMAEMYRELGGMAVIFDIDDETRTGLRASNDEIAGWVKKYPDVFIGFGTVDPWKGVQALREVEHCAALGLKGIKFHPAVQDFAPNDPRFFSLWETCTRLGLAVLFHTGTTMAGAGQPGGGGLRLEYGRPIPYIDDIAARFPELRIIMAHPAWPWHEEQLAVLRHKPNVYMDLSGWAPKYIPPSVIQYANSLVQDKVFFGSDFPMLSPQRWLREFAELPIKESVRPKILRDNALRFLGLMPAES from the coding sequence GTGACACTGCGCGACATTGTGTTTGTTGATATTCATGTTCATGTTCGTACTGGTGATCATGCTCGGCTGGAACATGATCCATATGTGATGCAGAATCCCGAGGGCCTGAGTGATCAGCCTGACGTGATGGCCGAAATGTATCGCGAACTCGGTGGTATGGCAGTCATCTTCGATATTGACGATGAAACGCGGACGGGATTGCGAGCCTCCAACGACGAAATTGCTGGCTGGGTCAAGAAGTATCCGGACGTATTTATCGGATTTGGAACGGTCGATCCGTGGAAGGGAGTGCAAGCGCTCCGGGAAGTCGAGCATTGTGCTGCTCTTGGGCTTAAGGGCATCAAGTTTCACCCAGCTGTCCAGGACTTCGCGCCGAATGATCCGCGCTTTTTCTCGTTGTGGGAGACGTGTACACGGCTTGGTCTTGCGGTGCTCTTCCACACGGGGACGACTATGGCGGGAGCCGGTCAGCCAGGGGGCGGTGGACTGCGCCTCGAGTATGGCCGACCGATCCCGTACATTGACGACATTGCGGCACGGTTTCCGGAACTCCGGATTATTATGGCGCACCCTGCCTGGCCATGGCATGAGGAACAACTCGCCGTCCTGCGGCATAAACCCAACGTTTATATGGATCTGTCGGGGTGGGCACCGAAATATATTCCCCCAAGTGTCATCCAGTATGCCAATAGCTTGGTGCAGGACAAGGTGTTCTTTGGTTCAGATTTCCCGATGCTTTCTCCGCAGCGCTGGTTACGCGAATTTGCTGAATTGCCAATCAAGGAGAGTGTGCGGCCCAAAATCCTACGTGATAACGCGCTACGTTTCCTCGGCCTGATGCCAGCAGAATCGTGA
- a CDS encoding allantoate amidohydrolase, with protein MVDRAALAATVLRRCDELAAFSEVPGQLTRRSFSPPMHDVHNTIAQWMRAAGMTVRRDSVGNLIGRYPARQPDAPVLVIGSHLDTVPNAGRYDGVLGVMLGLALVEALGGRRLSYALEVVGFMDEEGVRFAVPFIGSRGYVGALPSDWLTRSDVDGITLREAITSFGLHAHNAGGQAALPDQALGYLEFHIEQGPVLERAGLPVGVVEAIAGATRAQVTFHGRAAHAGTTPMTARHDALAGAAAFILAVERRAQVTPGLVATVGQVTVLPGASNVVPEATHLALDVRHADDGVRNDALVALQADAEEIARSRGLRVTWTIVADVPAVRLDPQFVALLEAATREVGVPVRRLVSGAGHDAMILAQYLPAAMLFLRCAEGISHHPDERVIVDDVATALHVGQVMLDLLDQRLTAAQAQG; from the coding sequence ACCAATGCACGACGTCCACAACACGATTGCACAGTGGATGCGCGCAGCTGGCATGACGGTGCGGCGAGACAGCGTTGGTAACCTCATCGGGAGGTATCCCGCACGCCAGCCGGATGCACCTGTGCTGGTGATCGGCTCTCACCTTGATACGGTACCGAACGCTGGGCGCTACGACGGCGTCCTTGGTGTCATGCTGGGGCTGGCGCTCGTTGAAGCGCTCGGTGGTCGTCGTCTCTCCTATGCCCTCGAAGTCGTCGGCTTTATGGACGAAGAAGGTGTGCGATTTGCCGTCCCGTTTATTGGAAGCCGTGGCTACGTTGGAGCACTCCCGAGCGACTGGTTAACGCGCTCTGATGTGGATGGCATCACCCTCCGGGAAGCGATCACATCCTTTGGCCTGCACGCGCACAACGCAGGAGGACAAGCCGCCTTACCGGATCAGGCACTTGGGTATCTCGAATTTCACATTGAACAAGGGCCGGTGCTCGAGCGTGCCGGTCTGCCGGTCGGGGTCGTTGAAGCGATTGCCGGTGCAACCCGGGCCCAGGTGACGTTCCACGGCCGTGCGGCCCATGCCGGCACGACACCGATGACGGCTCGACACGATGCGCTCGCTGGCGCGGCAGCGTTTATCCTCGCTGTCGAGCGACGTGCGCAGGTGACACCTGGGCTGGTAGCGACTGTGGGCCAGGTGACTGTCTTGCCTGGAGCAAGCAACGTGGTTCCCGAAGCAACACACCTTGCGCTCGATGTGCGACACGCTGACGACGGCGTACGCAATGATGCCCTTGTTGCACTCCAGGCTGATGCTGAAGAAATCGCGCGCAGCCGTGGACTCCGTGTTACGTGGACGATCGTGGCAGATGTCCCAGCCGTGCGGCTTGATCCCCAGTTTGTCGCATTGCTCGAGGCTGCAACACGCGAGGTTGGTGTGCCCGTACGCCGACTTGTCAGCGGAGCCGGCCATGACGCTATGATCCTTGCGCAGTATCTGCCTGCGGCGATGCTCTTCCTCCGCTGTGCCGAGGGTATCAGTCACCATCCCGACGAGCGTGTGATAGTCGACGATGTCGCAACGGCGTTGCACGTTGGGCAGGTCATGCTCGACTTGCTTGACCAGCGTCTCACTGCTGCCCAGGCACAGGGTTAG